The proteins below are encoded in one region of Reichenbachiella sp. 5M10:
- the rplW gene encoding 50S ribosomal protein L23: MSILKRPIVTEKVSALNEGGRYGFVVDKDANKVEIKKAVEKAYGVTVESVNTMVYPGKAKTKYTKSKVISGRTASYKKAIVQVAEGDIIDFYGGV; the protein is encoded by the coding sequence ATGAGTATATTAAAAAGACCCATAGTTACAGAAAAAGTTTCTGCTCTAAACGAAGGCGGACGATATGGCTTTGTCGTGGATAAGGATGCCAACAAAGTTGAGATCAAGAAAGCCGTAGAGAAAGCATACGGTGTGACTGTAGAAAGTGTAAACACAATGGTTTACCCTGGAAAAGCAAAAACAAAGTACACGAAATCAAAAGTCATTTCTGGAAGAACTGCTTCTTACAAAAAGGCGATTGTGCAAGTGGCTGAAGGAGATATAATTGATTTTTACGGAGGAGTATAA
- the rplD gene encoding 50S ribosomal protein L4, with protein sequence MKVSVLTKSGEDTGRTVDLSKDVFGIEPNDHAIYLDVKQYLANQRQGTHKSKERAEIAGSTRKIKKQKGTGTARAGSIKSPLFRGGGRVFGPKPRNYSIDLNKKLKVLARKSALTYKATEKSIAVLEDFTFEAPKTKDYAALLNSLSFTDKKTLLVLAEDNKNVLLSSKNLKKAQVTTAAQINTYDLLNADNLILLEGSIEKIQNLLTK encoded by the coding sequence ATGAAAGTATCCGTATTAACTAAATCAGGAGAAGATACCGGCAGAACGGTAGATTTGTCTAAGGATGTTTTTGGAATCGAGCCAAATGATCATGCTATCTATCTAGATGTAAAGCAGTATCTGGCGAACCAAAGACAAGGAACGCATAAATCGAAAGAGAGAGCGGAGATCGCAGGATCAACGAGAAAGATAAAGAAACAAAAAGGAACAGGTACCGCCAGAGCAGGTAGTATCAAGTCTCCGTTGTTTAGAGGAGGAGGAAGAGTATTTGGTCCTAAACCAAGAAACTACTCTATCGATCTCAACAAGAAGTTGAAGGTGTTGGCAAGAAAGTCAGCTTTGACTTATAAGGCTACAGAGAAGAGTATAGCTGTGTTGGAGGACTTCACATTTGAAGCGCCAAAAACTAAGGACTATGCAGCGTTGTTGAATAGCCTTTCTTTTACTGACAAGAAGACTTTGTTGGTATTAGCAGAAGACAATAAGAACGTCTTGTTGTCATCAAAGAACTTGAAAAAAGCACAAGTCACTACCGCAGCACAAATCAATACCTATGATTTGTTGAATGCAGACAACTTGATCTTGTTGGAAGGTTCAATTGAGAAGATTCAGAACTTATTAACGAAATAA
- a CDS encoding DUF3467 domain-containing protein has translation MNKEDQKQEKKVQGNQINVELPEEIAEGVYANLAMIAHSNSEFVVDFIRLMPGVPKAKVKARIVITPEHAKRLHAALHDNIVKYEQTFGPIKQVEDSPKFPMNFGGAVGEA, from the coding sequence ATGAATAAGGAAGATCAAAAGCAGGAAAAGAAAGTGCAAGGCAATCAGATCAATGTTGAATTGCCAGAGGAGATCGCTGAAGGAGTGTATGCCAATTTGGCAATGATCGCGCATTCGAATTCTGAATTTGTGGTAGACTTTATTCGGTTGATGCCTGGTGTGCCTAAGGCGAAAGTGAAAGCAAGAATTGTGATCACTCCTGAACATGCCAAAAGATTACATGCAGCATTGCATGACAATATTGTGAAATACGAACAGACTTTTGGTCCTATCAAACAGGTAGAAGACTCACCAAAGTTTCCCATGAATTTTGGGGGAGCAGTAGGAGAGGCCTAG
- the rpsL gene encoding 30S ribosomal protein S12, which yields MPTIQQLVRKGRKTLVSKSKSPALDACPQRRGVCTRVYTTTPKKPNSAMRKVARVRLTNGKEVNAYIPGEGHNLQEHSIVLIRGGRVKDLPGVRYHIIRGALDTAGVSGRLQRRSKYGAKRPKDKK from the coding sequence ATGCCTACTATACAACAATTAGTAAGAAAAGGTAGAAAAACATTGGTTTCTAAATCAAAGTCTCCGGCTTTGGACGCATGTCCTCAACGTCGTGGAGTTTGTACCAGAGTTTACACTACTACTCCAAAGAAGCCTAACTCGGCAATGAGAAAGGTCGCAAGGGTAAGATTGACGAATGGTAAAGAAGTGAACGCCTATATTCCAGGTGAGGGTCACAATCTACAAGAGCACTCGATTGTATTGATCAGAGGCGGTAGAGTAAAAGATTTACCGGGTGTGAGATACCATATCATTAGAGGAGCTCTCGATACGGCGGGCGTAAGCGGTCGTTTGCAGAGAAGATCTAAGTATGGTGCCAAAAGACCTAAGGATAAAAAGTAA
- the rplB gene encoding 50S ribosomal protein L2, translating into MAVRKLKPITPGTRYRVAPVFEEITKSTPEKSLTKGVHRNGGRNDSGKMTIRNVGGGHKRKYRTIDFKRDKHGIPAVVKSIEYDPMRTARIALLFYADGEKRYIIAPHGLKVGQTVLSGSGVAPEVGNTLPLSDIPLGTIIHNVELKPGKGACIARSAGNYVQLLAREGKYATVKLPSGEMRMILVVCLATIGTVSNGDHMNVVLGKAGRNRWLGRRSRVRGVAMNPVDHPMGGGEGKSSGGHPRSRNGIFAKGQKTRTPKKYSNKFIIGKNK; encoded by the coding sequence ATGGCTGTAAGAAAATTAAAACCGATAACTCCGGGTACCAGATATAGGGTAGCACCTGTATTTGAGGAGATAACTAAATCTACTCCGGAAAAATCTTTGACCAAAGGAGTTCACCGCAATGGCGGTCGTAACGATAGTGGAAAAATGACCATTAGAAATGTAGGTGGTGGTCATAAGAGAAAATATAGAACTATTGATTTCAAAAGAGACAAGCATGGTATCCCAGCTGTAGTGAAATCTATAGAGTACGATCCGATGAGGACTGCTAGAATAGCTTTGCTTTTTTATGCAGATGGAGAAAAGAGATATATTATTGCTCCACACGGATTGAAAGTAGGACAGACTGTATTGTCTGGCTCGGGTGTTGCACCAGAAGTTGGAAATACACTTCCATTGTCTGATATTCCATTGGGAACGATCATTCACAATGTGGAGTTGAAACCAGGTAAAGGAGCATGTATCGCTCGTAGTGCAGGTAACTATGTGCAGTTGTTGGCAAGAGAAGGAAAGTATGCTACGGTAAAGCTTCCTTCAGGTGAAATGAGAATGATCCTTGTGGTTTGTTTGGCAACCATTGGAACTGTCTCAAATGGAGACCACATGAATGTGGTGCTCGGTAAGGCAGGACGTAACAGATGGTTGGGAAGAAGGTCTAGAGTAAGAGGTGTCGCAATGAACCCAGTTGATCACCCAATGGGCGGTGGTGAAGGTAAATCTTCGGGAGGTCACCCACGATCTAGAAATGGCATATTCGCCAAAGGTCAGAAGACTAGAACACCGAAGAAATATTCTAATAAATTCATCATTGGTAAAAACAAATAA
- the rplC gene encoding 50S ribosomal protein L3 → MSGIIGKKIGMTSIFSADGRNVACTLIEAGPCVVTQVKNEDTDGYTAVQLGYGERKEKRTTKALKGHFAKAKTTPKQHLVEFRDFRVEFEGGVELGQTLSVADIFQEEDFVDVVANSKGKGFQGVVKRHNFGGVGQATHGQHNRLRAPGSVGGASYPARVFKGMRMAGRTGNDRVKVTNLQVMKIIPEKNLILVSGSIPGPKNGTVILEK, encoded by the coding sequence ATGTCAGGTATAATAGGAAAAAAAATTGGGATGACTAGCATCTTTAGTGCCGATGGACGTAACGTCGCATGCACATTGATAGAAGCTGGTCCTTGCGTAGTGACGCAAGTAAAGAACGAAGACACTGACGGGTATACAGCTGTGCAATTGGGTTACGGAGAACGTAAGGAAAAGCGCACAACGAAAGCCTTGAAAGGTCACTTCGCAAAAGCGAAGACAACTCCTAAGCAACATTTGGTCGAGTTCAGAGACTTCCGTGTTGAGTTTGAAGGAGGAGTGGAACTTGGTCAAACACTAAGTGTTGCAGATATTTTCCAAGAGGAAGATTTTGTGGATGTAGTAGCTAACTCTAAAGGTAAAGGATTCCAAGGAGTAGTAAAGAGACACAACTTCGGTGGAGTAGGACAAGCGACTCACGGTCAGCACAACAGGTTGAGAGCACCTGGATCTGTCGGTGGAGCTTCTTATCCAGCAAGAGTATTCAAGGGGATGAGAATGGCTGGTCGTACAGGAAACGATCGTGTAAAGGTGACAAACTTACAGGTGATGAAAATCATACCTGAGAAGAACCTTATTTTGGTAAGTGGATCAATCCCTGGTCCTAAAAATGGTACAGTAATTCTAGAGAAATAG
- the rpsG gene encoding 30S ribosomal protein S7, protein MRKSKPKKRYILPDPKFQDTLVSKFVNYLMVDGKKSIAYSIFYDAIAIIEEKTSENGLETWKKALNNIMPSVEVKSRRVGGATFQVPIEVRPSRKTSLGIKWMISYARSRGEKTMKERLAGEIIAAAKGEGAAVKKKDDTHRMADANKAFSHFRF, encoded by the coding sequence ATGAGAAAATCGAAACCAAAGAAGAGATATATTCTTCCTGATCCGAAGTTCCAAGATACGTTAGTATCGAAGTTTGTGAACTATCTAATGGTGGACGGAAAGAAGAGTATTGCTTATTCGATCTTTTATGACGCGATAGCGATCATTGAAGAAAAAACAAGTGAGAATGGTCTTGAGACTTGGAAAAAAGCGCTTAACAACATTATGCCTTCTGTCGAGGTGAAAAGCAGAAGAGTAGGCGGTGCTACATTCCAGGTTCCAATTGAAGTAAGACCTTCCCGGAAAACTTCACTCGGAATCAAGTGGATGATTTCATACGCTCGATCAAGAGGCGAAAAAACAATGAAGGAGCGTTTGGCTGGTGAAATAATCGCAGCAGCCAAAGGCGAAGGTGCAGCTGTGAAGAAGAAAGATGATACGCACAGAATGGCCGACGCAAACAAAGCATTTTCACATTTTAGATTTTAA
- the rpsJ gene encoding 30S ribosomal protein S10, with the protein MNQKIRIKLKSYDHNLVDKSSEKIVRAVKTTGAVVSGPIPLPTVKEKFTVLKSPHVNKKAREQFQLCTYKRLVDIYSNSAKTVDALMKLELPSGVDVEIKV; encoded by the coding sequence ATGAATCAGAAAATTAGAATCAAACTAAAGTCTTACGATCATAACTTGGTTGACAAGTCATCTGAGAAAATCGTAAGAGCGGTGAAGACTACTGGCGCAGTAGTAAGCGGACCGATTCCACTTCCTACTGTTAAGGAAAAATTCACTGTATTGAAGTCACCACACGTCAACAAAAAGGCTAGAGAGCAATTTCAGCTTTGTACGTATAAGCGACTTGTAGATATCTACTCAAATAGTGCAAAAACTGTCGATGCTTTGATGAAGCTCGAGTTGCCTAGTGGTGTCGATGTAGAAATCAAGGTCTGA
- the rplV gene encoding 50S ribosomal protein L22, with product MEAVAKLKNVPTSPRKMRVVADLVRGQRVNNALNILKFEAKQGAGRIEKLLLSAISNWEIKNEDAKLEEADLYVKEIFVDSGRILKRLRPAPQGRAHRIRKRSNHVTVVVDSYAASEVKEGNNTENSQK from the coding sequence ATGGAAGCTGTAGCAAAATTAAAGAATGTACCAACTTCGCCTCGCAAAATGAGGGTAGTAGCTGATTTGGTAAGAGGCCAAAGAGTGAACAATGCCTTGAACATTTTGAAGTTCGAAGCAAAGCAAGGTGCTGGTAGAATAGAAAAATTATTACTTTCTGCGATTTCTAACTGGGAGATCAAAAATGAAGATGCAAAGCTTGAAGAAGCGGATCTTTATGTCAAAGAGATATTCGTAGATAGCGGCAGAATTTTGAAGCGTTTGAGACCTGCACCTCAGGGTAGAGCGCATAGAATCAGAAAGAGATCTAACCACGTGACTGTAGTGGTGGATAGCTATGCTGCATCAGAAGTAAAGGAAGGAAATAACACTGAAAATTCACAAAAGTAA
- the rpsS gene encoding 30S ribosomal protein S19 codes for MGRSLKKGPYIDFRLENKVDTMNDSGKKAVIKTWSRRSMISPDFVGHTFAVHNGNKFIPVFVTENMVGHKLGEFAPTRNFRGHINKKDKKR; via the coding sequence ATGGGAAGATCATTAAAAAAAGGACCTTATATAGATTTTAGGTTGGAGAACAAGGTTGATACCATGAATGATTCAGGCAAGAAGGCTGTTATCAAGACATGGTCAAGAAGATCAATGATTTCTCCTGATTTTGTAGGCCACACGTTTGCTGTGCACAATGGAAACAAGTTTATTCCTGTATTTGTGACTGAAAACATGGTAGGACATAAGCTAGGTGAATTTGCACCGACTCGAAACTTCAGAGGTCACATCAATAAGAAGGATAAAAAGAGATAA
- the fusA gene encoding elongation factor G: protein MARDLRLTRNIGIAAHIDAGKTTTTERILYYTGVSHKIGEVHDGAATMDWMEQEQERGITITSAATTVFWNYKEEQYHINIIDTPGHVDFTVEVNRSLRILDGLVFLFSAVDGVEPQSETNWRLADNYKVARLGFVNKMDRSGADFLMVCKQVKERLATKAVPFQLPIGAEDGFRGVVDLVERKAMVWNEEDKGMTFDEIEIPADMVDEVDQYREELLEAVAEYDESLMEKYFEDPNSISKEEIIAASRKATIDLAFVPMFCGSAFKNKGVQTMLDYVMELLPSPVDREGITGTNPDTEEPTTRKPSASEPFAALAFKIATDPFVGRLCFARAYSGTLDSGSYVWNTRTDKKERISRIFQMHANKQNQIDQFHAGDIAAVVGFKDIKTGDTLCDEKHKIVLESMDFPEPVIGYAIEPKTQADADKLGMAIAKLVEEDPTLVVETDHDTGQTILRGMGELHLDIIIDRLKREFKVEINQGAPQVAYKEAIQSLVDHKEVYKKQSGGKGKFADIVFELSPVDEDFDKVGLQFDNKIVGGVIPKEFIPSIQKGFESAMLNGPLAGFPLDSMKVKLYHGSFHDVDSDALSFEMAARLGFKAAAKKASPVLLEPIMAVEIVTPDEYTGSVTGDMNRRRGIMKGMDVKGNSQVVKADVPLSELFGYVTDLRTMTSGRATASLTFSHYDPVPKNIADEVIKKEKGE from the coding sequence ATGGCAAGAGATCTAAGATTGACTCGTAATATTGGTATCGCTGCGCACATTGATGCAGGTAAAACAACCACTACAGAGCGTATTCTATATTACACAGGCGTCAGCCACAAAATAGGTGAGGTGCACGATGGTGCAGCTACTATGGATTGGATGGAGCAGGAACAAGAAAGAGGTATTACTATTACTTCTGCTGCTACCACCGTTTTTTGGAATTATAAAGAGGAACAATATCATATCAACATCATTGATACTCCAGGTCACGTTGACTTCACAGTAGAAGTAAACAGATCTTTGAGGATTTTGGATGGGTTGGTTTTCTTGTTTAGTGCAGTGGATGGTGTAGAACCACAGTCTGAGACTAACTGGAGGCTAGCTGATAACTATAAAGTTGCTAGACTTGGGTTTGTCAATAAAATGGACAGATCTGGAGCGGACTTCTTGATGGTATGTAAGCAAGTGAAGGAAAGATTGGCTACCAAGGCCGTTCCATTCCAATTGCCTATCGGTGCTGAAGATGGTTTCCGCGGTGTGGTCGATCTCGTAGAGAGAAAGGCGATGGTCTGGAACGAAGAAGATAAAGGGATGACTTTCGATGAAATCGAAATCCCTGCTGATATGGTCGATGAGGTGGATCAGTACAGAGAGGAGCTTCTCGAGGCAGTCGCAGAATATGACGAAAGCCTTATGGAGAAGTACTTCGAGGATCCAAACTCGATCTCCAAAGAGGAAATCATTGCTGCTTCTAGAAAGGCAACTATTGACTTGGCGTTTGTGCCTATGTTCTGTGGATCTGCTTTCAAAAACAAAGGAGTACAGACTATGCTTGATTATGTGATGGAATTGCTTCCTTCACCAGTTGACAGAGAGGGTATCACAGGTACTAATCCAGATACGGAGGAGCCTACAACTAGGAAACCATCTGCTTCTGAGCCTTTTGCAGCGTTAGCTTTTAAAATCGCTACAGATCCATTCGTTGGTCGTTTGTGTTTTGCTAGAGCGTATTCAGGTACTTTGGATTCTGGATCTTATGTGTGGAACACTAGAACAGACAAGAAGGAAAGAATTTCTAGAATTTTCCAAATGCATGCAAACAAGCAAAATCAAATTGATCAGTTCCATGCTGGTGATATTGCTGCTGTAGTTGGATTTAAGGACATTAAGACTGGAGATACACTTTGTGATGAGAAGCATAAGATTGTACTTGAGTCTATGGATTTTCCAGAACCAGTAATTGGTTACGCTATTGAGCCTAAAACTCAAGCGGATGCTGATAAACTCGGTATGGCAATTGCCAAGCTTGTAGAAGAGGATCCTACCTTGGTAGTAGAGACAGATCATGATACAGGTCAGACGATTTTGAGAGGTATGGGTGAGCTTCACCTCGACATCATCATTGATCGTTTGAAGAGAGAGTTTAAGGTTGAAATCAACCAAGGAGCTCCTCAGGTGGCATACAAGGAAGCTATCCAGTCATTAGTAGATCACAAAGAAGTTTACAAGAAGCAATCAGGGGGTAAAGGTAAGTTTGCTGATATCGTATTTGAATTGTCTCCAGTAGATGAAGATTTTGACAAAGTGGGCTTGCAGTTTGACAACAAGATTGTTGGGGGAGTGATTCCAAAGGAATTTATTCCTTCAATTCAGAAAGGATTTGAATCTGCTATGCTCAATGGACCATTGGCTGGGTTCCCACTTGACTCGATGAAGGTGAAACTATATCACGGATCTTTCCATGATGTGGATTCGGATGCTCTCTCTTTTGAGATGGCAGCTAGGTTGGGATTCAAGGCAGCTGCTAAAAAAGCTAGCCCTGTATTGCTAGAGCCTATCATGGCTGTAGAAATAGTAACTCCTGATGAGTACACAGGATCTGTGACAGGTGATATGAACCGACGTAGAGGTATCATGAAGGGGATGGACGTAAAAGGAAATTCACAGGTGGTAAAAGCTGACGTTCCGTTGTCTGAGCTATTTGGGTATGTGACCGATTTGAGAACAATGACTTCAGGTAGAGCTACTGCTTCGTTGACATTCTCTCACTACGATCCAGTTCCAAAGAATATAGCAGATGAAGTGATTAAAAAAGAAAAAGGCGAATAG